Proteins from a single region of Rhinolophus sinicus isolate RSC01 linkage group LG13, ASM3656204v1, whole genome shotgun sequence:
- the BPIFB1 gene encoding BPI fold-containing family B member 1, translating into MAGSRTFTLLCGLLAATLVRATLSPPAALSLSSEVIKERLTQELKNHDAVNILQQLPLLNAVREEPAGGIRILGSLVNSVLNVIIWLKVTSASILQLQVQPSADGQELVVKVPLDMVAGFNTPLVKTIVEMHMQTEAQAIIRVDTSKGGDARLVLDKCSSSHGSLRISLLHKLSFMVNSLANKVMNLLVPALPKLVKSQLCPVIEAAFEDMYADLLRLVRVPVSLSSDHLEFDLLSPDIKGNGIQLNLRAKLLDSQGNVTNWFNKSAVSLTTPSLGSAPFSLTVRQDVMNAAIAALLPPEELMVLLDYVLPELARRLKSSIKVINEQAANQLGRTQIAKILTQERPELLLDKGSAKVAQLIVLEIFATNEARRPLFTLGVEASLEAQFYTEGDGLMLNLNDISTNRIHLMNSGIGLFNPELLKDSVTEILMSVLLPNENGKLRSGIMMSMVNALGFEEASWSLTKDALVVTPASS; encoded by the exons ATGGCTGGCTCAAGGACCTTCACTCTCCTCTGTGGTTTGCTGGCAGCCACCTTGGTCAGAGCCACCCTCAGCCCCCCTGCGGCTCTCAGCCTCAGCTCAGAAGTCATCAAAGAAA GGCTGACACAGGAGCTGAAGAATCACGATGCTGTCAACATCCTCCAGCAGCTGCCTCTGCTCAACGCTGTGAGGGAGGAGCCAGCCGGGGGCATCCGCATACTAGGCAGCCTGGTGAACTCTGTCCTGAACGTTATTATCTG GCTGAAAGTCACCTCAGCCAGCATCCTCCAGCTGCAGGTGCAACCCTCAGCTGATGGCCAGGAGCTGGTGGTCAAAGTCCCCCTGGACATGGTGGCCGGATTCAACAC GCCCCTGGTCAAGACCATTGTGGAGATGCACATGCAGACGGAGGCCCAAGCCATCATCCGAGTGGACACCAGCAAGGGGGGCGATGCCCGTCTTGTCCTCGACAAATGCTCCAGCAGTCATGGGAGCCTGCGCATCAGCCTGCTGCATAA GCTCTCCTTCATGGTCAACTCATTAGCCAACAAGGTCATGAACCTCCTGGTGCCAGCCCTGCCCAAACTGGTGAAAAGCCAG CTGTGTCCCGTGATCGAGGCGGCTTTTGAGGATATGTATGCAGACCTCCTGCGCCTGGTGAGGG TGCCCGTTTCCCTCAGCTCTGACCACCTGGAGTTTGACCTCCTATCTcctgacatcaagggtaatggcATCCAGCTCAACCTGAGG GCCAAGTTGTTGGACTCACAGGGAAATGTGACCAACTGGTTCAATAAGTCTGCAGTTTCCCTGACAACACCGTCCCTGGGCAGTGCCCCTTTCAGCCTCACCGTGAGGCAGGATGTGATGAATGCTGCCATCGCTGCCTTGCTCCCTCCAGAAGAACTCATGGTCCTGTTGGACTATGTG CTTCCTGAGCTGGCCCGTCGGCTGAAGTCCAGCATCAAGGTGATCAATGAACAG GCTGCGAATCAGCTGGGACGCACACAGATAGCGAAGATTCTAACCCAGGAGCGCCCAGAGCTTCTTCTGGACAAGGGCAGTGCCAAGGTGGCCCAACTGATCGTGCTGGAAATATTTGCCACCAATGAAGCTCGCCGCCCCCTCTTCACCTTGGGCGTG GAAGCCAGCTTAGAAGCTCAGTTTTACACCGAAGGTGACGGACTTATGCTCAACTTAAATGACATCAG CACTAATCGAATCCACCTGATGAACTCAGGCATTGGCCTGTTCAAC CCTGAACTTCTGAAAGACAGCGTCACCGAGATCCTCATGTCCGTCCTGCTGCCCAATGAAAATG GCAAATTAAGATCCGGGATCATGATGTCGATGGTGAATGCCTTGGGATTCGAGGAAGCTTCATGGTCTCTGACCAAG GATGCCCTCGTGGTCACCCCAGCGTCCTCGTAG